TACATCTTAGTCCCAGCTATAGTGGACAATCACCTCAACTCCAAGAATAACGCCATCTACATGGCGACAATAGGTGCCATTCAAGCTCTCATCAATAACCTTGGTgggttcttttctctctttacaaaacatcttgaaggacacatgccactgggctttagaaaaacaacaacatgtaacggtctgcgctgggcagaacagggaggcggacacaaacgctgaggagagcgagatttattcaaggaaattccaaaagcagtgtTAAAcggacaggcgtgggtcaaaccgggagggcagccagaacaagaaAGGACAACAGGCATATTCAGACAAGAAACTAACGACGAGGGggaaaacacggaacaggcagaagTAGACGGATAACAAAACGCAAAGCTCAAACTTACAACAGCAGGTGACGGgattaaacaaaaagaccgatacggacatgggagacacagggacttttatacacagaaccaaactagggacaggtgatgacaatgacacaggggcgtggtaacaaacgaggaatcatcaaaataaacgagcagggcgggacaaacaggcagggaacacggacatgagggaacccagagtgacagctacgagagggggcgttgccctacgtgacacaacaacaatgattgtgttctgttttatctttgtatcttttgatgaaaggttgctaggttggggaaaaggttcacacaaatcagtaaaagaatgttcttgctctttggctagatgtttgtggtgcagatcaaatggaaatctcctttcatattaaggcacagtccaatataaagaaaaaaatatttatgtaagactgacaggagatcttgcattatctgacagcagatagttaaataatggagtttacagtggatgtccttaggctcttttgttcaatatacagtgtctaatcttttgtggttgtgtatacagaaatattctacaaattcaaatacattatcaaaaaacaattctttcagaaagtcattccactgatatgctaagagatgccagagataaaaaaaaaagataaaagatttaccagaaatactataattcctatattaattaataatatttataatattgataataatcattccagagagttaccaaatactgtcactttagtttaattaaatctttctaggttaaaaaaatgcttctgtaataacccagtgctgtccagggttgatttatttatctttgttccttttaaatgttctttttatagagctggttagggaactctacccctgcaagccacaactggttgagcagaaggtgcttcctctgctctggtacctcctggggacctccagcaacagtggtacggtccacgggaggggtggaagcgtgagaggggccactgtccacctatgccaagcccttcatgcccacatgggtccggcgctgctggactgcgctgcttcccaaccttccaatatccgcaagagcctaagagagtttgtgaagaacctcccgatcaactgagagctgcaagccagacctccagaccaaaataaagcccaacatggattctacttgaagatggagatgtttgtgtatttcttactgtgcctgcactttaaatgaaagagagaggaagaaagtcaaacgtttttaacattttgaattagcagaaagctaaatccttaaactcagaaggccttttaaataaggagcacagattttagcgaatcacatcaggtttaacatgcctaggagctctgctctttttgcactttgaaatactaacacttatcatgataactgttgtcatggtgactatagatatatattgttctatgattgttattttctgttgacatgtcctgaggtaactgtgcagaatgtaatttatcacatgcacaaggaacaaggatctatagtctttttgttgtttggtatgtgtaatgtgacttttcaatgaggagtcttaaaaaatgaaaaagctacgactcacaaaattacttttgtattctatagccagggcttaatttgagccggatcctgccggaacaggatccaggaactctcattttgaagggtgtgttccgggaactgtctgcctcgatccagtaactttcaagcctactaattataagttatgaagaaatctgtatgcacttctgcacttaaacacttataaaacacatgtaaataatttaaaagtaatttatatatacaaattggcttgttattttaacatttgtgtgcctaagcgttttgtgatccggtgacattgtgattttgttttgcgatccggtgacattgttggcctctgaccccttgtctcatgccgctgtttgcgttctggcatcgtttgattttcaaagtaagcactgtgtatagctaatacagttgtgatcaaatttattcaacccccaatgctgcgaagggttttatggaattcagtgcacatttgtaattgtgttcataatgaaatcttacaaggacttgttaaagaactaaatgcaactaagatagcatcaattttttttgtcataaagtattaaatggcctttttgtgatttcttcattgacacaattattcaacccctttacgactaccactcctaagaacagaggttcattccagtgttttccatcaggtattgaaaacatctgtggatgtcaacgagcagcaatcaagcatgataagcaccaattaggcagatttaaaaggactgtgatactcagctccttctagacatctactggtgtgtttccaagcatggtgaaggcaagagaatggtcccagaagacaagagaagaggttattgctcttcacaagaatggcaatggatataaaaagattgcgaagttgttaaatattccaagagacactatcggaagtatcattcgcaagttcaagttaaagggcacagtggaaacgttacctggtcgtggcagaaagaagatcctgaccgcgactgctgtgcgctacctgaagcgtaatgtggagaaaaatccccgcgtgactgctaaggaactgaaaaaagacctgtcagatgtgggcactgaagtttcagctcagacaataaggcgcgtactgcataacgaagacctccatgccagaacgcccagacgcacccccttgctgactccaaagaacaagaaaagtcgactgcagtatgccaaaagtcatgtggacaagccacaaaggttttggaacagtgtactgtggtcagatgaaactaaattagaactgtttgggacaatggaccagcgctatgtttggagaaggaagaaccaggcttatgaacaaaagaacaccttgcctactgtgaagcatggctggggggtcaattatgctttggggctgttttgcttctaatggtacaggaaagcttcaacgtgtgcagggtaccatgaattcccttcagtaccaggagatcttggaggaaaatgtgatggagtcagtcacaaacctgcggcttgggagacgttggaccttccaacaggacaatgatccgaagcacacatccaagtccactagagcatggttgaacatgaaaggctggaacattctagagtggccatcgcaatcaccagacttaaatccaattgagaacctctggtgggacctaaagaaggcagttgcagtgcgcaagcctaagaatgtgactgaactggaggcttttgcccatgaagaatgggctaagatacccataggtcgctgcaagacacttgtgtcaagctatgcttcacgcttgaaagctgttataactggaaaaggatgttgtactaagtactaaaaaataatgtcactagggggttgaataaaactgataatgatgtgagcacagtaaagacatttgtggttattccatcataaatattatgttatgtttgtctaatttataagtgcctctttgatataattgtaaataagatgactgaaatgatcaaaatcaatgtcaaactggccaaaacactttatttcagtgggggttgaataaatttgatcacaactgtaagtgtaatggcacagtattaacttaactcattctaactgtcaataaaagcttgttactcatatgattgcaattatatttctgtatgtgctaaaaacaattgacaaacacatataaaaaccagagggcagcagatcatgtgaaaatataataattgTGTCATGCTCAAAAGTTTTGGCCATGAGTGTAGACCAGGATAATGACACTACAGAATTTCTTCACAGAGCCTCAGCCATGGGAGTCAAGAGCACACCACCTGAAACAAAATTCAAGACAAAATTAGTCCCACCTCTATATTTACAAAGTACGGTGATAAAGCTATTGAATCAGTTtctttaacacccccccccccatcagactCCACCATGTCAAGAGTAGAGGTGCATTTTTCTCgccacagacattcagagcccagtgcaaaatcatcacaggaggaaaccttcagactccagattcaagacttagtcaatcacgtacctcatccccaggatgcatggacgatgtcccctgaaagagaaaacaattgtCTTAGATTAACAGTCATGGCCTTTTATTCTGAATTCGTCTTATGCTTGTTTCCCGTGTTAGACATCTGTGACCACTGAATTCTGTAACCAGAGACCACCATGCATGTGTCGTCAAGAAATAAGGTAGGGTCAAATCCTGTTAACTGCACATGGGTACTCAATCGTTGATTGTAGTTTATAAGGAAATTAAAGctcatttcaaaatgaattatttatttagtgtgtatttcttgattaagatatgtgcttgtatatacttagatatttgttaatgacatatttggcattcttagcgaggagcaaagtaaaattttcattgtatctaaggaaacctgttccctctgtgcatatgacaaACTCTGAATTTGAAAAGATTAGGTAGGCCTAAATGACGTTTTCACACATGCAGACAATTATGTTTTACGTTGCATGAAAAAAATCTGTTGATTCTAAAGCTTTTGGTTAAACGTCAGCTTATTCATTTCTTATTTTCTACTAACAAATGCCTAGGGTGGTTCGTACGATTGATAAACATTTCTTTTCTGACGAGAAGCAGCACTATCCAGAACACTTGAACAGAAGTTGATGGTCACCAATACCGGTGCATCACCGGTTAAGGATGCCCTCGCCGGAATACCGAAAGGGTTCGCCCTGAAATACCCTCTGACGCATAGTGGTCACTACAGTGGACAGCTATTTAAACGTCATTTTCTCCTAAATATAAAGGTTTCTATGGTGAAACTGCGTATCAGCATGTAGAATGCTCTCTGCTGCCACCCTCCATTTAGGTGTATTCAGTGGTTAGTTGTTGTAACTACAAGTAAATCTCCTCTGAATCCAAGATGGCCGACAGACAGCCACACGTGTTCAACACTGCTGGAATATCCTGTCAATCCTTCTATTCTAGGAGACCCATAGAGGTAAAAAAAATATGGTGACATACAGGAGTATCTAAGTAACAATATTATTCTTTTAgttttgaaaaaaatattttaaataagcAGGAAATTGTGATTAACCATGTGTCCACTGAAGTGACAAgatgatgagggacaggatgcagagagacaggatgatgagggacaggatgcagagagacaggatgatgagggacaggatgatgagggacaggatgcagagggacaggatgcagagagacaggatgcagagagacaggatgatgagggacaggatgatgagggacaggatgcagagggacaggatgcagagggacaggatgcagagggacaggatgcagagagacaggatgcagagagacaggatgcagagagacaggatgatgagggacaggatgatgagggacaggatgatgagggacaggatgcagagggacaggatgcagagagacaggatgcagagagacaggatgatGATGGAGGTCAGCGTGATGAGGGAGCTGTGGGAAATGTCCAGAGAAATCTTCGCAAAGTACCTGCCGGCACTCAAACCCGCAAATATGTCTGGAAACTCAAAGACATCGACTATGATAGAGATGTGCTCCCTTTTCAAGGAGTATGGAGAGTGAATGTTGAGGGAAGAGAACACGGAAAACGAAATACATCTGCATGCAGTGTGATGTGGCACTGTGCCCTGGATGCTTTGCCAATTTTCATGTAGCTTAGGACAGTTGCCTATAATAATAGTTTTAGAGACATTTTGAAACATTCATTTATGTTACATGTAGCTTTATAGTGTTTTTTCTTATTTAGCTCTAAACAGTAAGGCTATAGAATGTTAAAGAATGTTAACAATGCTCATGAATTTATGATCAAATtaaattttattcatttttccaTTACGTTTTTACAGTTGTATGTTGAGTGCTTAAGTGCATGTAGTCCACTGTAGTGGACATTTCTGTAACTTCCTGAAAAAATGAAATTTTTGGAAAAACTTTTATATTTGATTTTTTCATGCCCTATAAAgtataaaaacacatttaaaaaaaatcttgacTCAGTATTTCATAATGCATGCATCAGAGTCTCTGCCATGTCATTAGTacagggtgtctacaggtttgaccaagggaaaattaagacattttaagactttttaataccgttttccaaataaaattaagaccaactcgcaagatcatacacgttaaaataaagcacaaaaaccaactgattatttacattaattaatctagctgcttgaaaacttcaaatgttaatgcacaagacggacaatacaagacacaaacgttacattttttttcactgtacagtatacacaatgaaactttatacaaaacaaaattcaaacactgacaacagcatcataccatacacacacacacacacacacacacacacacacacacacacacacacaaggccattttcctgtttttctgatCCACACTCCAGCTCATGCTCAACCCCTTTCAGTTCTGCTACTTTTTCTCTGAAACTCTTTCTAAGGATGTTTGATTTTGTGATCACTTTGGCCATCAGGGTTCCTGCTTTCCCTTCGGCTTGTTCAGCaagtaaattattattataactggtttatacttaaccttgaaagtgacgtacaaatgatttaattccatcttgttaaggtgtatgaaccctgcaaacatgacttggttaattgcgctgaagcgcggcgcgcgcgaagtttttACAAATTTCGAGAGGTGTACGACAGCGCGCGAGCCGCTCGTCAGCCGCTGcgtcgaaaatgacgtaatcgcggtggtttCGCCCATGCGCGAGCGGCTTGCAattaaccaagtcatgtttgcagggttcatacaccgtaACAAGAtggaaatatagccgcaagcggcgataggcgggttcacacacacaataagcaaaaggaagcccaaaaggtcctttagacctaaaagtgaaaagaagctgtttggggttggccagtgtgtgctctacagatagtgtgtaatgacatctgcatgtgtcagaaagggagacacagaaacagcacatctggctagggctgcatctatgtgaacaatataggaaggcctgcatgtgtctatacatgattgggcctgtatatcaccgacagagagagattgagggagccagagactatgctttgttaattcactctttacacacctagcatgcctaacatgactgcccatgtattcaaagtatgaatgtagtctgcaaagcctggcattacatgactgacatgactggcatgactggaatgacatcactgccatggcgaacaaaattaacatgactgatatgactgacataactggcatgactgtaatg
The window above is part of the Brachyhypopomus gauderio isolate BG-103 chromosome 9, BGAUD_0.2, whole genome shotgun sequence genome. Proteins encoded here:
- the LOC143522529 gene encoding TOG array regulator of axonemal microtubules protein 2-like, translated to MLSKHDCKVNLYALEALQKIITLLRDNLVQVVYILVPAIVDNHLNSKNNAIYMATIGAIQALINNLELVRELYPCKPQLVEQKVLPLLWYLLGTSSNSGTVHGRGGSVRGATVHLCQALHAHMGPALLDCAASQPSNIRKSLREFVKNLPIN